TGAACTGTTGGCGCTACAGGTTAGTAACCCGTTCCGCCGCTGAAACCGAACTGTTTGCCACCAGCACCAAATCCGCCACCGCCGACTCCGACAATGCCACCGCCGCCGAAGCCGCCGATGCCACCACCGAAACCGCCCTGGATACCGCCACCAAACCCACCGATGCCACCACCGAAGCCGCCCTGAATACCGCCACCGAAACCGCCCTGGATACCGCCACCGAAACCGCCCTGGATACCACCACCGAAACCGCCCTGGATACCGCCACCGAAGCCACCCTGGATACCACCACCGAAGCCACCCTGGATACCACCACCGAAGCCGCCCTGAATACCGCCGCCGAAGCCGCCCTGGATACCACCACCACCAAATCCACCGCCGCCGAAACCACCGATACCGCCACCACCAAAACCGCCGCTACCACCGAGGTAGCTCCCGATCGTCGGGAACTGCGAAATGTTACCGCCGATCCCGCCGGTACCGAACCCGCCGATGCCGCCACCAAAACCACCGCCACCGAAGCCGCCCTGAATGCCGCCGCCACCAAAGCCGCCCTGAATACCACCGCCACCGAAACCACCGCCGCCGAAGCCGCCCTGAATGCCGCCGCCACCGAAACCACCGCCACCAAAGCCGCCCTGAATACCGCCACCACCGAAGCCACCCTGGATACCACCACCGAAACCGCCCTGGATACCACCGCCACCGAAACCACCCTGGATACCGCCACCGAAACCACCCTGGATACCGCCGCCACCGAAACCACCCTGGATGCCGCCCTGGACGCCGCCCTGAATTCCCTGGATACCGCCCTGGACGCCGCCCTGGATACCGTTGTTGTTTCCAATGTTGCCCAAGTTGTTCCCCTGGATGGCGCCCTGCGGGCGCCACGCGCCCTGCGGCACGTAGGAGAAACTCGCTGGGGCGCGGTAACGGCCGTTAGGCGGTTGCGCCTTCAGCACACCGGTGAGCGGGAGAAGAGCCAGCGCGCCCAGCACAAGCGCGCCCCACGCCATCCGACGTTGGAGAAAATGAAACATGGTAACACCTACTAGAAAAAGTGCTCGTCACGGAAGGTCCGACCCGCGGTGTTACGGGGTGCTCACCAAGCGGGAGGGATAAGCAGTTACAGGTGCGCACTGCCACACGGAATTATACCATCGCTTTTTTGCCGCCTTACACGAATCGATACAAACGCGAACAAAAAGAACCGGCACGAGGCCGGCTCTCGCTATCTATTAACAAGCTGTGAGAAACTTTGTCTAACTAATCACAAGGCGACGACTGTTTGTTCCTGTACCGTTACACGCCCGCGCTCGCGAGGTGCATCGCGGTCAGATACGTTTCGCGGGCGATTCGTTGTTCTTGGCGCCGCTCTCGTGCGGTCGGCGCAGGTTCCGACTCCTCTTCGACTTCCGGCTCGACGGCCGGAACGGGAACGGGGTCCGGGACGCGCTTGCCCACTTCCGATAACAGCATCCCGGCCCAACGGTAGATGTTGTGGTCGTCCACCTGGGCGCGCATCCGGCGCATCCGGCGCTCTTGCTCCGATCCGGACATTGTGAGCGACGCATATAACCCGTCAGCCATCTCCTCCACATCGAAGGGGTTCACGAGCACCGCGTCCGGTAGTTCGCGTGCGGCCCCCGTAAATTGAGACAAAACCAGCACCCCGCGATCGTCCCCGCGCGCGGTCACGAACTCCTTCGCAACGAGGTTCATGCCGTCGTGCAAGGAACTGACGATGCACCCCGCGGCCGTGCGGTACAGCACGAAGATGTCGTCCGGGCCGTGGTGCTCGTTCAGGAACACCACCGGCTGCCACTCATCGGTCCCGTGCTCCCAGTTGATGCGCTCGGCCAGCGCGTTCACCTCTTCGGTCAAGTCCCGGTACGCGGGGATGTGCGTGCGCGAAGGCGCACCGACCTGCACGAAGTGGAACTGCCCCTTCAACTCCGGGTGCTTGTGCAGCAACCGGTCCACGGCCTGGAGCCGTTCGGGGATGCCCTTCGTGTAGTCCACGCGGTCCACGCCCACGATCAGGGCGCGGTCCCCGAGGCGGTGCTTCTTGCGCAGCGCTGTGGCCCGGCTCTCCCAGTCGTCGCCCAGGTACTCATCCGCCAGTGCCGGATCGACGCTGATGGGGAACGGGCGGACGGTCGTGGCCTGCCCCCCGCGTTGGACCGCGAACCGTTCGCGGTCGATGCGGCATTCTAGCGCCCGGTCCACGGTGTCAAAGAAGTTGTTACAGTCGTGTTGGGTGTGGAACCCGAGCAGATCGTTACCGAGCATCCCGTCGAGCAGTTCCTTGGCCCACGGGCACACGAGGAACTTTTCCGGTCCGGGCCACGGGATGTGCCAGAACTGCGCGGTCACCAGGTCCGGGCGCGCGGCCTTCAGTAACCGCGGCAGTAGTGCAAAGTGGTAGTCCTGCACGAAGACGAGCGCCGGGCCGCCCTCGGCCTCTTCGAGAACCGCCCGCGCGAACGTTTCATTCACCTTGCGGTACGTTTCCCAGTGCTTGGGATCGAACGCGGGGCGCGCGAAAACCTGGTGACACAGGGGCCACAACATGCTGTTGGCGGTGCCATAGTAGTAGCCCTCCTCCTCGTCCTTGGTGAGCCACACGCGGCGCAGCACGTAGTTCGGGTCGTCCGGGGGAACGCCCACGCGCCCGTTCGCGTCGGTCACCGCGCGATCGGCGTCGCCCGACCCGTGCGCGACCCACACGCCCCCGCACGCTTGCATCACCGGATCGAGGGCCGTGGTCAGGCCCCCCGCGGGCCGAATCCATTCGACCTCGCCGTCCTTGTACCGGTGGATGTACGGCTCGCGGTTCGCGACCACGATCAACTTGGCGCCGCCCAGGCGTGTGCGTGCGACTTCTTCCAAACGTTCCTTGCTCCAGCCCATGTGATTGGACCTCGCAGGTCTAGATGGGGCGACGGGGTGGCAACGAACGGATCGTTGTTCAGGCGATAGGGACAGTGGCTCGAAACGGTGGCAGCACCGTTCCACGCGATCCGTCACGAGTCAACCAGCCAATCATGCGGGGAACCCGCATTGGATAGC
The Gemmata palustris DNA segment above includes these coding regions:
- a CDS encoding alpha,alpha-trehalose-phosphate synthase (UDP-forming), with the translated sequence MGWSKERLEEVARTRLGGAKLIVVANREPYIHRYKDGEVEWIRPAGGLTTALDPVMQACGGVWVAHGSGDADRAVTDANGRVGVPPDDPNYVLRRVWLTKDEEEGYYYGTANSMLWPLCHQVFARPAFDPKHWETYRKVNETFARAVLEEAEGGPALVFVQDYHFALLPRLLKAARPDLVTAQFWHIPWPGPEKFLVCPWAKELLDGMLGNDLLGFHTQHDCNNFFDTVDRALECRIDRERFAVQRGGQATTVRPFPISVDPALADEYLGDDWESRATALRKKHRLGDRALIVGVDRVDYTKGIPERLQAVDRLLHKHPELKGQFHFVQVGAPSRTHIPAYRDLTEEVNALAERINWEHGTDEWQPVVFLNEHHGPDDIFVLYRTAAGCIVSSLHDGMNLVAKEFVTARGDDRGVLVLSQFTGAARELPDAVLVNPFDVEEMADGLYASLTMSGSEQERRMRRMRAQVDDHNIYRWAGMLLSEVGKRVPDPVPVPAVEPEVEEESEPAPTARERRQEQRIARETYLTAMHLASAGV